Proteins encoded in a region of the Odocoileus virginianus isolate 20LAN1187 ecotype Illinois chromosome 9, Ovbor_1.2, whole genome shotgun sequence genome:
- the ZCCHC3 gene encoding zinc finger CCHC domain-containing protein 3 — protein sequence MATGGGAEEERKRGRPQLLGPARPSTRAEEAEGGREKMGWAQVVKNLAEKKGEFRESRPPRREEESGSGAGGGLGAPAGLAAPNLGDFPPAGRGDPKGRRRDPAGEGADSRKKKGAAEAGRRKKAEAAAMATPARPDAAEDAVDRPPLDEQATAAGPAAGPGKGRFLVRICFQGDEGACPTRDFVVGALILRSIGMDPSDIYAVIQIPGSREFDVSFRSAEKLALFLRVYEEKREQEDCWENFVVLGRSKSSLKTLFILFRNETVDVEDIVTWLKRHCDVLAVPVKVTDRFGIWTGEYKCEIELRQGEGGVRHLPGAFFLGAERGYSWYKGQPKTCFKCGSRTHMSGSCTQDRCFRCGEEGHLSPYCRKGIVCNLCGKRGHAFAQCPKAVHNSVGAQLTGVAGH from the coding sequence ATGGCCACCGGCGGCGGCgcggaggaggagaggaagcggGGGCGGCCGCAGCTCCTGGGCCCCGCGCGCCCGTCGACCAGAGCCGAGGAGGCCGAGGGCGGCCGCGAGAAGATGGGCTGGGCCCAAGTGGTGAAGAACCTGGCCGAGAAGAAAGGCGAGTTCCGTGAGTCGCGGCCGCCGCGGCGGGAGGAAGAGAGCGGCAGCGGCGCGGGAGGCGGGCTCGGCGCTCCCGCGGGTCTGGCGGCGCCGAATCTCGGCGACTTTCCCCCAGCCGGCCGCGGGGACCCGAAGGGCCGCCGGAGAGACCCAGCCGGAGAGGGGGCGGACTCCCGCAAGAAAAAGGGTGCAGCCGAGGCGGGCAGGAGGAAGAAGGCTGAGGCGGCAGCCATGGCGACCCCGGCGAGGCCCGACGCGGCCGAGGACGCAGTCGATCGGCCCCCCCTTGACGAGCAGGCTACGGCGGCTGGCCCCGCTGCAGGCCCGGGTAAGGGCCGCTTCCTCGTGCGCATCTGTTTCCAGGGAGACGAGGGCGCCTGCCCAACCAGGGACTTCGTAGTGGGCGCGCTCATCTTGCGCTCCATCGGCATGGACCCGAGCGACATCTACGCGGTCATTCAGATCCCAGGCAGCCGCGAGTTCGACGTGAGCTTCCGTTCGGCGGAGAAGCTAGCCCTGTTCCTGCGCGTCTACGAGGAGAAGCGCGAGCAGGAGGACTGCTGGGAGAACTTTGTGGTGCTGGGGCGGAGCAAGTCCAGCTTGAAGACGCTCTTCATTCTCTTCCGGAACGAGACGGTGGACGTGGAGGACATCGTGACCTGGCTCAAACGCCACTGCGATGTGCTGGCCGTGCCCGTGAAAGTGACCGACAGGTTTGGGATCTGGACCGGGGAGTACAAGTGCGAGATCGAGCTGCGCCAGGGGGAGGGAGGAGTCAGGCACCTGCCGGGAGCCTTTTTCCTGGGGGCCGAGAGGGGCTACAGCTGGTACAAGGGGCAGCCCAAGACGTGCTTTAAATGTGGTTCCCGGACCCACATGAGCGGCAGCTGCACACAGGACAGGTGCTTCAGGTGCGGGGAGGAGGGGCACCTGAGCCCTTACTGCCGGAAGGGCATCGTGTGTAACCTCTGTGGCAAGCGAGGACACGCCTTTGCCCAGTGTCCCAAAGCGGTTCACAATTCCGTGGGAGCTCAGCTAACCGGCGTGGCCGGGCACTGA
- the C9H20orf96 gene encoding uncharacterized protein C20orf96 homolog isoform X3, producing the protein MARNFPKRIHSGIGSTVPQFQVLDYVPWQRSKLRAKPSTLPPIPQTVGTKKSERKTWSTVQPGWQSKPTLWMTSQPRNPLELRRGKLDSGKTQATIRLMRTMLRNRRTSYQELCDHEDFLTKLCGELIKAIQDTEDSGALKVRMLLQQQDVYMTITDILEYFNKKKLHQMKCELQEWEEKEESKIHNLKQQVEQLDAQMEKVREQKIQRANQETLLQKTWNTRVILKYMDKFREFIDRFEEEIPRLKAEMEQLEVQMWEPREIVFADVLLRRSKCTPDMDVILNIPVEELLPF; encoded by the exons ATGGCGCGTAACTTTCCAAA ACGCATCCACTCTGGGATCGGCTCCACAGTCCCCCAGTTCCAGGTTCTG GATTATGTTCCATGGCAGCGGTCCAAGCTGAGAGCCAAGCCATCTACTCTGCCTccaatcccacagactgtgggcactaagaaaagtgaaaggaagaCCTGGTCTACCGTTCAGCCAG GGTGGCAATCCAAGCCTACTTTGTGGATGACAAGCCAGCCGAGGAATCCACTAGAGCTGCGCAGAGGAAAGTTGGACTCTGGGAAGACGCAGGCCACAATCCGACTAATGAGA ACAATGCTTCGGAACCGGCGAACCTCGTACCAGGAGCTCTGCGACCACGAGGACTTCCTCACCAAGCTCTGTGGGGAACTGATCAAGGCCATCCAGGACACAGAGGACAGCGGGGCCCTGAAAGTGCGGATGCTGCTGCAGCAGCAGGACGTCTACATG ACCATCACTGACATCTTGGAGTACTTCAACAAGAAGAAGCTGCACCAGATGAAGTGTGAGCTCCAGgaatgggaggagaaggaggaatccAAGATCCATA ACCTGAAGCAGCAGGTGGAGCAGCTGGATGCCCAGATGGAGAAGGTCCGTGAGCAG AAAATCCAGCGTGCCAATCAGGAGACTCTCCTGCAGAAGACCTGGAATACCCGGGTTATACTGAAATACATGGACAAGTTCCGAGAA TTTATAGACCGTTTTGAGGAGGAAATACCCAGATTAAAGGCTGAGAtggaacagctggaagttcagaTGTGGGAACCCCGAGAGATCGTATTTGCGGACGTTCTACTTCGGAGATCCAA GTGCACCCCCGACATGGATGTCATCCTCAACATCCCTGTGGAAGAGCTGCTGCCCTTCTag
- the C9H20orf96 gene encoding uncharacterized protein C20orf96 homolog isoform X4 — protein sequence MTSQPRNPLELRRGKLDSGKTQATIRLMRTMLRNRRTSYQELCDHEDFLTKLCGELIKAIQDTEDSGALKVRMLLQQQDVYMTITDILEYFNKKKLHQMKCELQEWEEKEESKIHNLKQQVEQLDAQMEKVREQVSFMSTYKDHEYPIKLVQVANLMRQLQQVKDSQLDELDELSEMCRMVLASMSNQIQNKKKNLLRSLVVKIQRANQETLLQKTWNTRVILKYMDKFREFIDRFEEEIPRLKAEMEQLEVQMWEPREIVFADVLLRRSKCTPDMDVILNIPVEELLPF from the exons ATGACAAGCCAGCCGAGGAATCCACTAGAGCTGCGCAGAGGAAAGTTGGACTCTGGGAAGACGCAGGCCACAATCCGACTAATGAGA ACAATGCTTCGGAACCGGCGAACCTCGTACCAGGAGCTCTGCGACCACGAGGACTTCCTCACCAAGCTCTGTGGGGAACTGATCAAGGCCATCCAGGACACAGAGGACAGCGGGGCCCTGAAAGTGCGGATGCTGCTGCAGCAGCAGGACGTCTACATG ACCATCACTGACATCTTGGAGTACTTCAACAAGAAGAAGCTGCACCAGATGAAGTGTGAGCTCCAGgaatgggaggagaaggaggaatccAAGATCCATA ACCTGAAGCAGCAGGTGGAGCAGCTGGATGCCCAGATGGAGAAGGTCCGTGAGCAGGTGAGCTTCATGAGCACCTACAAGGACCACGAGTACCCCATCAAGTTGGTACAGGTGGCCAACCTCATGCGCCAGCTGCAGCAGGTGAAGGACAGCCAGTTG GACGAGCTAGATGAACTCAGTGAGATGTGCAGGATGGTCCTGGCGTCTATGTCCAACCAGattcagaataagaaaaaaaacctcCTGAGGTCTCTGGTGGTG AAAATCCAGCGTGCCAATCAGGAGACTCTCCTGCAGAAGACCTGGAATACCCGGGTTATACTGAAATACATGGACAAGTTCCGAGAA TTTATAGACCGTTTTGAGGAGGAAATACCCAGATTAAAGGCTGAGAtggaacagctggaagttcagaTGTGGGAACCCCGAGAGATCGTATTTGCGGACGTTCTACTTCGGAGATCCAA GTGCACCCCCGACATGGATGTCATCCTCAACATCCCTGTGGAAGAGCTGCTGCCCTTCTag
- the C9H20orf96 gene encoding uncharacterized protein C20orf96 homolog isoform X1 gives MARNFPKRIHSGIGSTVPQFQVLDYVPWQRSKLRAKPSTLPPIPQTVGTKKSERKTWSTVQPGWQSKPTLWMTSQPRNPLELRRGKLDSGKTQATIRLMRTMLRNRRTSYQELCDHEDFLTKLCGELIKAIQDTEDSGALKVRMLLQQQDVYMTITDILEYFNKKKLHQMKCELQEWEEKEESKIHNLKQQVEQLDAQMEKVREQVSFMSTYKDHEYPIKLVQVANLMRQLQQVKDSQLDELDELSEMCRMVLASMSNQIQNKKKNLLRSLVVKIQRANQETLLQKTWNTRVILKYMDKFREFIDRFEEEIPRLKAEMEQLEVQMWEPREIVFADVLLRRSKCTPDMDVILNIPVEELLPF, from the exons ATGGCGCGTAACTTTCCAAA ACGCATCCACTCTGGGATCGGCTCCACAGTCCCCCAGTTCCAGGTTCTG GATTATGTTCCATGGCAGCGGTCCAAGCTGAGAGCCAAGCCATCTACTCTGCCTccaatcccacagactgtgggcactaagaaaagtgaaaggaagaCCTGGTCTACCGTTCAGCCAG GGTGGCAATCCAAGCCTACTTTGTGGATGACAAGCCAGCCGAGGAATCCACTAGAGCTGCGCAGAGGAAAGTTGGACTCTGGGAAGACGCAGGCCACAATCCGACTAATGAGA ACAATGCTTCGGAACCGGCGAACCTCGTACCAGGAGCTCTGCGACCACGAGGACTTCCTCACCAAGCTCTGTGGGGAACTGATCAAGGCCATCCAGGACACAGAGGACAGCGGGGCCCTGAAAGTGCGGATGCTGCTGCAGCAGCAGGACGTCTACATG ACCATCACTGACATCTTGGAGTACTTCAACAAGAAGAAGCTGCACCAGATGAAGTGTGAGCTCCAGgaatgggaggagaaggaggaatccAAGATCCATA ACCTGAAGCAGCAGGTGGAGCAGCTGGATGCCCAGATGGAGAAGGTCCGTGAGCAGGTGAGCTTCATGAGCACCTACAAGGACCACGAGTACCCCATCAAGTTGGTACAGGTGGCCAACCTCATGCGCCAGCTGCAGCAGGTGAAGGACAGCCAGTTG GACGAGCTAGATGAACTCAGTGAGATGTGCAGGATGGTCCTGGCGTCTATGTCCAACCAGattcagaataagaaaaaaaacctcCTGAGGTCTCTGGTGGTG AAAATCCAGCGTGCCAATCAGGAGACTCTCCTGCAGAAGACCTGGAATACCCGGGTTATACTGAAATACATGGACAAGTTCCGAGAA TTTATAGACCGTTTTGAGGAGGAAATACCCAGATTAAAGGCTGAGAtggaacagctggaagttcagaTGTGGGAACCCCGAGAGATCGTATTTGCGGACGTTCTACTTCGGAGATCCAA GTGCACCCCCGACATGGATGTCATCCTCAACATCCCTGTGGAAGAGCTGCTGCCCTTCTag
- the C9H20orf96 gene encoding uncharacterized protein C20orf96 homolog isoform X2 produces the protein MGVFPRPNALQTHPLWDRLHSPPVPGSGWQSKPTLWMTSQPRNPLELRRGKLDSGKTQATIRLMRTMLRNRRTSYQELCDHEDFLTKLCGELIKAIQDTEDSGALKVRMLLQQQDVYMTITDILEYFNKKKLHQMKCELQEWEEKEESKIHNLKQQVEQLDAQMEKVREQVSFMSTYKDHEYPIKLVQVANLMRQLQQVKDSQLDELDELSEMCRMVLASMSNQIQNKKKNLLRSLVVKIQRANQETLLQKTWNTRVILKYMDKFREFIDRFEEEIPRLKAEMEQLEVQMWEPREIVFADVLLRRSKCTPDMDVILNIPVEELLPF, from the exons ATGGGAGTTTTCCCCCGCCCCAACGCTTTGCAGACGCATCCACTCTGGGATCGGCTCCACAGTCCCCCAGTTCCAGGTTCTG GGTGGCAATCCAAGCCTACTTTGTGGATGACAAGCCAGCCGAGGAATCCACTAGAGCTGCGCAGAGGAAAGTTGGACTCTGGGAAGACGCAGGCCACAATCCGACTAATGAGA ACAATGCTTCGGAACCGGCGAACCTCGTACCAGGAGCTCTGCGACCACGAGGACTTCCTCACCAAGCTCTGTGGGGAACTGATCAAGGCCATCCAGGACACAGAGGACAGCGGGGCCCTGAAAGTGCGGATGCTGCTGCAGCAGCAGGACGTCTACATG ACCATCACTGACATCTTGGAGTACTTCAACAAGAAGAAGCTGCACCAGATGAAGTGTGAGCTCCAGgaatgggaggagaaggaggaatccAAGATCCATA ACCTGAAGCAGCAGGTGGAGCAGCTGGATGCCCAGATGGAGAAGGTCCGTGAGCAGGTGAGCTTCATGAGCACCTACAAGGACCACGAGTACCCCATCAAGTTGGTACAGGTGGCCAACCTCATGCGCCAGCTGCAGCAGGTGAAGGACAGCCAGTTG GACGAGCTAGATGAACTCAGTGAGATGTGCAGGATGGTCCTGGCGTCTATGTCCAACCAGattcagaataagaaaaaaaacctcCTGAGGTCTCTGGTGGTG AAAATCCAGCGTGCCAATCAGGAGACTCTCCTGCAGAAGACCTGGAATACCCGGGTTATACTGAAATACATGGACAAGTTCCGAGAA TTTATAGACCGTTTTGAGGAGGAAATACCCAGATTAAAGGCTGAGAtggaacagctggaagttcagaTGTGGGAACCCCGAGAGATCGTATTTGCGGACGTTCTACTTCGGAGATCCAA GTGCACCCCCGACATGGATGTCATCCTCAACATCCCTGTGGAAGAGCTGCTGCCCTTCTag